A genomic window from Parvularcula sp. LCG005 includes:
- a CDS encoding SDR family NAD(P)-dependent oxidoreductase → MTIRFDDRIALITGAGGGLGRDYALALAARGATVIVNDRGADRDGTGASSSPAEKVVAEIEAAGGQGMADDTDVTDEAAVESLMGRVRQTFGRLDIIVNNAGILRDRSLHKMSTGDFDAVLDVHLKGSFLVTRAAWEMMRDRGFGRVVFTTSSSGLYGQFGQSNYAAAKMGLVGMMNTLHLEGQKYDIRVNCITPTALTRMTADLGIPDAAAEALTPDAVTPALLFLLSDDAPSRMILSAGAGGYAVTKIQDTDGIYLPEDQRTPENIAAQLGDLTDSSHMNEHQMGAQQSAHFLTKAMAAKNR, encoded by the coding sequence ATGACCATTCGTTTCGACGACCGGATCGCCCTAATCACAGGGGCCGGTGGCGGGTTGGGCCGGGATTATGCCCTGGCATTGGCGGCACGCGGTGCCACAGTCATCGTCAATGATCGTGGTGCCGACCGCGACGGCACGGGCGCTTCATCCTCACCGGCAGAGAAAGTCGTTGCGGAGATCGAGGCCGCCGGTGGTCAGGGCATGGCCGATGACACCGATGTGACCGATGAGGCGGCGGTAGAAAGCCTGATGGGGCGTGTACGCCAGACCTTTGGCCGCCTTGATATCATCGTCAACAATGCCGGTATCCTGCGCGACCGATCGCTGCACAAAATGTCGACAGGTGATTTCGATGCCGTCCTCGACGTGCATCTAAAAGGCAGCTTTCTGGTGACGCGCGCGGCATGGGAGATGATGCGGGATCGCGGCTTTGGTCGTGTGGTCTTCACCACCTCATCTTCCGGGCTGTACGGACAGTTTGGCCAGAGCAATTACGCTGCCGCCAAGATGGGCCTCGTCGGCATGATGAACACGCTGCACCTTGAAGGGCAGAAATACGATATCCGCGTCAACTGCATCACCCCCACCGCGCTGACACGGATGACGGCCGATCTTGGTATTCCCGATGCTGCGGCCGAGGCGCTCACCCCCGATGCGGTGACGCCAGCCCTGCTCTTCCTTTTGAGCGATGACGCCCCAAGCCGGATGATCCTGTCCGCCGGGGCGGGCGGCTATGCGGTCACAAAAATTCAGGATACCGACGGCATTTACCTGCCGGAAGATCAGCGCACGCCGGAAAATATCGCCGCACAGCTCGGTGACCTCACTGACAGCTCACACATGAATGAGCACCAGATGGGCGCACAGCAGTCCGCCCACTTCCTCACCAAGGCGATGGCTGCAAAGAACCGCTAG
- the rfbA gene encoding glucose-1-phosphate thymidylyltransferase RfbA, which translates to MKGIILAGGSGTRLHPLTRAMSKQLLPIYDKPMIYYPLSVLMLAGIREILIITAPEEQTRFQQLLGDGSQWGITLSYVIQPSPDGLAQAFLLGEEFLDGSPAALVLGDNIFYGSGLQEKLVKASQLTSGARVFGYYVHDPERYGVVQFNDDGIAQSIEEKPAKPKSHWAVTGLYFYDATVVEKAKQVKPSPRGELEITDLNMMYLEEGTLDVERLGRGYAWLDTGTHESMLQASNYIQTVQERQGLLVASLEEIAYYKKFITRDQLRALAEPMKKSTYGQALLALCEGFSA; encoded by the coding sequence ATGAAGGGTATCATTCTCGCCGGCGGATCAGGCACACGCCTGCACCCTTTGACCCGAGCCATGTCCAAGCAGCTGTTGCCGATCTACGACAAGCCGATGATCTATTATCCGCTGTCGGTCCTGATGCTTGCCGGTATTCGCGAGATCCTGATTATCACCGCGCCTGAGGAACAGACACGGTTCCAGCAATTGCTGGGCGATGGCAGCCAGTGGGGCATCACGCTCTCCTACGTCATCCAGCCTTCGCCTGACGGTCTGGCGCAGGCATTTCTTCTGGGTGAAGAGTTCCTCGACGGCTCCCCCGCTGCCCTCGTGCTAGGCGACAACATCTTCTACGGCTCTGGCCTGCAGGAGAAGCTGGTGAAAGCCTCGCAGCTGACGAGCGGCGCGCGGGTCTTCGGGTACTATGTTCATGACCCGGAACGGTACGGCGTCGTTCAGTTCAATGACGACGGTATCGCCCAGTCCATCGAAGAAAAGCCCGCGAAACCCAAATCCCATTGGGCGGTGACCGGGCTCTACTTCTATGACGCAACGGTTGTGGAGAAGGCCAAACAGGTCAAACCGTCCCCGCGCGGAGAACTTGAGATTACTGATCTCAACATGATGTATCTGGAAGAAGGCACGCTTGACGTCGAACGCCTGGGCCGCGGCTATGCCTGGCTTGATACGGGGACGCATGAATCCATGCTGCAAGCATCGAACTATATTCAGACGGTTCAGGAGCGCCAGGGGCTGCTCGTCGCGTCGCTGGAAGAGATCGCCTACTACAAGAAATTCATCACGCGCGACCAGCTGCGTGCGCTCGCAGAGCCGATGAAGAAAAGCACCTATGGTCAGGCGCTGCTCGCGCTCTGTGAGGGCTTCTCCGCCTAG
- the rfbD gene encoding dTDP-4-dehydrorhamnose reductase yields MRNANVIIFGAGGQVGKALTRAASDYGFHPIALGSADADITDPARLAELAKEFPLAPVINAAAYTAVDKAETEVDAAFAINAVAPATIAALFADRPIIHYSTDYVFSGEGETPFSPEDETAPLGVYGLSKRVGELAILKAPQGFVLRTAWVYGTDGNNFLKTMIRVGRQRGALNVVDDQHGTPTHADDIAQASFALLAAHRAGATEAMPGLYHLTGNGQTTWHGFAAEIFVALEKQTGEAIGLTAIPSTAYPTPAKRPAFSVLDCSKIDNVPGVERPQWETRVAATVKAVLDAEKASS; encoded by the coding sequence GTGCGAAACGCGAACGTCATCATTTTCGGTGCGGGGGGTCAGGTCGGCAAGGCACTGACCCGCGCGGCCAGCGATTATGGTTTTCACCCGATCGCTCTTGGCTCCGCCGATGCCGACATCACAGATCCTGCGCGTCTCGCTGAGCTGGCCAAGGAATTTCCCCTCGCCCCCGTGATCAACGCGGCCGCCTATACGGCAGTCGACAAGGCGGAGACCGAGGTCGATGCCGCCTTCGCGATCAACGCGGTGGCCCCTGCCACCATCGCCGCACTGTTCGCCGACCGGCCGATCATTCATTATTCTACCGACTACGTCTTTTCCGGTGAGGGCGAGACCCCGTTCTCGCCAGAGGATGAAACGGCCCCTCTTGGCGTCTACGGCCTGTCCAAACGGGTGGGTGAGCTTGCCATCCTGAAGGCACCCCAAGGCTTTGTCCTGCGGACGGCATGGGTTTACGGCACCGACGGCAACAATTTCCTGAAAACGATGATCCGTGTGGGGCGCCAGCGCGGGGCGCTGAATGTGGTGGACGACCAGCACGGCACGCCGACCCATGCCGATGATATTGCACAGGCCAGCTTCGCGCTCCTTGCTGCCCATCGCGCCGGCGCGACAGAGGCCATGCCCGGGCTCTATCATCTGACCGGCAATGGCCAGACCACCTGGCATGGTTTTGCGGCCGAAATCTTTGTGGCACTGGAAAAGCAGACGGGGGAGGCGATCGGACTGACCGCCATTCCGTCCACGGCCTATCCAACACCCGCCAAACGTCCGGCCTTTTCCGTGCTGGACTGTTCCAAAATCGACAACGTGCCCGGGGTTGAACGACCTCAGTGGGAGACACGCGTCGCCGCCACCGTCAAAGCGGTTCTCGACGCAGAAAAGGCATCATCATGA
- the rfbB gene encoding dTDP-glucose 4,6-dehydratase encodes MRYFITGGAGFIGSAVVRQLIEKTDHVVLNFDKLTYAGNLASLAPIADSDRYSFVRGDITDAEEVKAAIEAFKPDRLLHFAAESHVDRSIDGPRAFIDTNIVGTYVLLEAARAYWMSLPEGNDFRFQHISTDEVFGTLGADGLFTETTAYKPNSPYSASKASSDHLVRAWGETYGLPVVTTNCSNNYGAYQFPEKLIPLMIINALEGKPLPVYGNGANIRDWLFVDDHADALILVSEKARTGTTYNVGGNSERRNIDVVKAICAAVDATGKGALAKAEDLITYVKDRPGHDARYAIDCSLIERDLGWTPSLDFEQGLQHTVEWYLANRDWWEPIRSGAYQGQRLGTL; translated from the coding sequence ATGCGTTACTTCATTACCGGTGGTGCCGGCTTCATCGGGTCGGCGGTCGTTCGCCAACTGATCGAGAAGACCGATCATGTTGTGCTGAATTTCGACAAGCTCACCTATGCGGGCAATCTGGCCTCACTCGCGCCCATCGCGGACAGCGACCGGTACAGTTTCGTGCGCGGCGACATCACCGATGCCGAAGAGGTGAAGGCCGCCATTGAGGCGTTCAAGCCTGACCGTCTTCTGCACTTCGCGGCGGAAAGCCATGTGGACCGGTCAATTGATGGACCTCGCGCCTTTATCGATACCAATATTGTCGGGACCTATGTGCTGCTGGAAGCCGCCCGCGCCTATTGGATGTCCCTGCCCGAAGGGAACGATTTCCGCTTCCAGCATATCTCCACCGACGAGGTCTTCGGCACGCTTGGGGCAGATGGTCTGTTCACGGAAACGACCGCGTACAAGCCCAACTCACCCTATTCGGCATCGAAAGCATCGTCCGATCACCTGGTCCGTGCCTGGGGGGAGACCTATGGCCTGCCAGTGGTGACAACGAACTGCTCGAACAATTACGGCGCTTACCAGTTTCCTGAGAAGCTCATCCCGTTGATGATCATCAACGCGTTGGAGGGCAAGCCACTGCCGGTCTACGGCAATGGCGCGAACATCCGCGACTGGCTGTTCGTGGACGATCATGCCGATGCGCTGATCCTGGTATCGGAGAAAGCCCGGACCGGCACGACTTACAATGTCGGCGGCAATTCGGAACGACGCAACATCGATGTGGTCAAGGCCATTTGCGCCGCCGTCGATGCGACCGGCAAGGGCGCGTTGGCAAAGGCCGAGGATCTGATCACCTATGTGAAGGACCGTCCCGGGCACGACGCGCGCTACGCAATCGACTGTTCGCTGATCGAGCGGGACCTGGGCTGGACCCCATCGCTTGATTTCGAACAGGGCCTTCAGCACACGGTCGAATGGTACCTTGCCAATCGTGACTGGTGGGAACCCATTCGCTCAGGCGCCTATCAGGGGCAGCGTCTGGGGACGCTCTGA
- the rfbC gene encoding dTDP-4-dehydrorhamnose 3,5-epimerase, which translates to MVQIDATAIPDVKLVTPKRFGDHRGFFSETYRADWDLLPEGVVFTQDNHAFSATPNTIRGLHFQYGPSTQAKLLRCVVGAILDVAVDIRKGSPTYGQWVAEELSAENGRQLLVPHGFAHAYQTLTPDAHVMYKVDQVYDPQREGAVLWSDPAIGVEWAKIDAPPQLSNKDEVAPNLQSLDTPFVYDEQAPFHCQCLDRSTISS; encoded by the coding sequence ATGGTGCAAATAGATGCCACAGCCATCCCTGATGTGAAGCTCGTAACGCCGAAACGCTTTGGCGACCATCGCGGATTTTTCTCCGAGACTTATCGGGCGGACTGGGATCTGTTGCCAGAAGGCGTCGTCTTTACACAGGACAATCACGCCTTTTCTGCCACGCCGAATACCATTCGCGGTCTGCATTTCCAGTACGGCCCGTCGACGCAGGCCAAGCTGCTGCGCTGCGTTGTTGGCGCCATCCTCGATGTGGCGGTGGATATCCGCAAGGGCTCACCAACTTACGGCCAGTGGGTTGCGGAAGAACTGTCGGCGGAGAATGGACGGCAGCTTCTGGTGCCCCACGGTTTCGCCCATGCCTATCAGACGCTGACCCCGGACGCCCATGTCATGTACAAGGTCGATCAGGTCTATGATCCGCAGCGTGAAGGCGCGGTCCTGTGGTCCGATCCTGCAATCGGCGTTGAGTGGGCAAAGATCGATGCGCCCCCACAATTGTCGAACAAGGACGAAGTGGCGCCGAATTTGCAGTCGCTTGACACGCCGTTTGTTTATGACGAGCAAGCGCCGTTCCATTGCCAATGTCTTGACCGTTCAACGATATCTTCATGA
- a CDS encoding CpsD/CapB family tyrosine-protein kinase encodes MKEFEQALNRARSMVSGDNEPVSHQAEPRPTPTIDGTPSLSAALAKGMDAPAAPRDYPVLEAQYEKFRENFGSTGPNARSVDGAFRILRTQVLAAMRDRGARILGVTSPSPGAGKTVTSIHLAMACARRPEQHLTLADFDFRRPAVANYLDAAGFKSSVGFFRGEGNVGEYMTRTEAGNLNFLLTDRSSEMSAEFLAGDRMSQALDYMTRKPNSIVIADLPPMTGCDDTIAMLPKLDGIVVVVAAGEHSFSEVSRTIEQLPQEKIVATVLNKSETHSPYYEYYY; translated from the coding sequence ATGAAGGAATTCGAACAGGCCCTGAACAGGGCACGGTCCATGGTCAGTGGGGACAACGAGCCTGTCAGCCATCAGGCTGAGCCGCGTCCGACGCCGACGATCGACGGCACGCCCAGCCTGTCCGCTGCCCTGGCCAAGGGCATGGACGCGCCGGCCGCACCACGGGACTATCCGGTCCTTGAGGCCCAGTATGAGAAATTCCGCGAGAATTTCGGATCGACCGGTCCCAATGCCCGCAGCGTCGATGGCGCGTTTCGCATCCTGCGGACGCAGGTCTTGGCCGCCATGCGGGATCGTGGTGCCCGTATTCTGGGCGTCACTTCGCCCTCCCCCGGTGCTGGCAAGACCGTGACGTCGATCCACCTCGCCATGGCTTGTGCCCGGCGACCGGAGCAGCATTTGACCCTGGCGGATTTTGACTTCCGCCGTCCCGCCGTTGCCAATTACCTGGACGCGGCCGGCTTCAAGTCGTCGGTCGGCTTCTTTCGCGGTGAAGGGAATGTCGGGGAATATATGACCCGGACGGAAGCGGGAAACTTGAACTTCCTGCTGACGGACCGGTCATCGGAAATGAGCGCTGAGTTTCTCGCCGGCGATCGGATGAGCCAGGCGTTAGATTACATGACGCGCAAGCCGAACAGCATCGTCATCGCGGATCTTCCGCCGATGACAGGCTGTGATGACACCATTGCCATGCTGCCAAAGCTGGACGGCATTGTGGTTGTTGTCGCGGCGGGCGAGCACAGTTTCAGTGAGGTCAGCCGGACCATTGAGCAGCTGCCGCAGGAAAAGATCGTCGCGACGGTCCTGAACAAGTCCGAGACTCATTCCCCCTACTACGAATACTACTACTGA
- the secB gene encoding protein-export chaperone SecB, translating to MSDTPAEPQAPSGNAPMMRLLNQYLKDLSFESPNAPHSVRPDMPPPQVDVSVDVNARRIADDQYEVELACSAKATRDGDAVFLVETNYAGLFMIQNLPAEQIEPALLVEAPRLLFPFARQIIANSTRDGGFMPLMLEPLDFATMYRMQLSQRQQAAQGDGPAPVGTA from the coding sequence ATGTCTGACACTCCCGCCGAACCGCAGGCCCCATCGGGCAATGCTCCGATGATGCGTCTTCTCAATCAGTATCTGAAGGATCTTTCGTTCGAGAGCCCGAACGCGCCGCATAGCGTCCGCCCGGACATGCCGCCCCCGCAGGTTGATGTGTCGGTTGATGTGAATGCCCGCCGAATCGCCGACGACCAGTATGAGGTTGAGCTGGCGTGCAGCGCCAAGGCGACCCGCGATGGCGATGCCGTGTTCCTCGTTGAAACGAACTATGCCGGCCTGTTCATGATCCAGAACCTGCCCGCTGAACAGATCGAGCCCGCTCTCCTCGTTGAAGCACCGCGTCTTCTCTTCCCGTTCGCGCGTCAGATCATTGCCAATTCGACGCGTGATGGCGGTTTCATGCCGTTGATGCTTGAGCCCCTCGATTTTGCGACGATGTACCGGATGCAACTGAGCCAGCGCCAGCAGGCAGCCCAAGGCGACGGACCGGCTCCGGTCGGCACGGCCTGA
- a CDS encoding FxsA family protein encodes MALLIFAVLFGLPILEVAVFLKAADAIGWLNVIFMTILTAVAGTAIIRWQGLAAIRELQRTVADGRPPVAPAVDGVFLLLAAPLMMTPGFVTDTLGFLLLVPPVRHAIARWALGKLKRSMDNGRVTIIRPR; translated from the coding sequence TTGGCACTCCTCATTTTTGCGGTTCTGTTCGGTCTTCCGATTCTGGAGGTCGCCGTTTTCCTCAAAGCGGCTGATGCCATAGGCTGGCTAAACGTCATTTTCATGACCATCCTGACGGCAGTGGCGGGGACCGCGATCATCAGGTGGCAGGGCCTCGCCGCAATCAGGGAGCTGCAGCGCACTGTGGCGGACGGTCGCCCGCCGGTAGCACCGGCCGTGGACGGGGTCTTCCTTTTACTCGCCGCGCCGTTGATGATGACCCCCGGTTTTGTGACCGACACGCTTGGTTTTCTGCTGCTCGTGCCGCCAGTCCGTCACGCCATTGCCCGCTGGGCCTTGGGTAAGCTGAAGCGGTCGATGGATAATGGCCGGGTCACTATTATCAGGCCGCGATAG
- a CDS encoding Tim44/TimA family putative adaptor protein — protein MDLTLIIFIVLAIFLSYQLISVLGTRGGHEPDESERITPMREPVSTTAADEPVAETIVTGRPEPEWAQTVQAHYPAFDSKTFIEGAKQAYEMIVQSFASGALEDIRPYVDPPVMKAFEIAVDGRRNAGQSMDVKFVGIEKADVLSARTESEHFEIVIAFQSDQIRVVKNAEGEVIEGDPNRIDLVKDRWTFTRPLKSRDPNWILTATDGAAPTAG, from the coding sequence ATGGACCTGACCCTTATAATCTTCATCGTTCTTGCGATTTTTCTCAGCTACCAGCTGATTTCTGTCCTCGGCACCCGTGGTGGCCATGAACCCGACGAGAGTGAGCGCATCACGCCGATGCGCGAGCCCGTCTCCACCACCGCCGCGGATGAGCCGGTCGCCGAGACCATCGTCACCGGACGGCCTGAGCCGGAATGGGCGCAGACCGTACAGGCCCACTATCCCGCTTTCGACAGCAAGACCTTCATCGAAGGGGCCAAGCAGGCCTATGAGATGATCGTGCAGTCCTTTGCCTCCGGCGCGCTGGAGGACATCCGCCCCTATGTCGACCCGCCGGTGATGAAGGCCTTTGAAATTGCCGTGGACGGGCGCCGCAATGCGGGGCAGTCGATGGACGTCAAATTTGTTGGCATTGAGAAGGCGGACGTTCTGTCGGCCCGGACCGAAAGCGAACATTTTGAAATCGTCATCGCCTTCCAATCCGACCAGATCCGTGTCGTGAAGAATGCCGAAGGTGAAGTGATTGAGGGCGATCCGAACCGGATTGACCTGGTCAAGGATCGCTGGACCTTTACCCGGCCCCTGAAATCTCGCGATCCGAACTGGATCCTGACAGCCACTGACGGCGCAGCACCGACCGCAGGCTGA
- a CDS encoding murein transglycosylase A, whose amino-acid sequence MGRWGHLAALVGGGAALLAGAFFIMSKQTAGPGSVVATATPVITPVSFTDLTGWEDDAPMAALPPLALSCERLVQRADNQPVNARETLDIGDGPVQLAGVIADWRPFCEAVLQMAELPGTDNDTVRTLFEDMTVPVRISMTGTLQAPLITGYFEPIYPAARVPTDGMVPVLTQPDDIITADLGAFSDELAGRQVLGRVIGNSFVPYADQEEIITTPPRSSQPLGYLDPNDLLFMQIQGSGRLRYADGTEERVGYAGKNGRAYVAIGRSLVREGHLALEDVTMQSIEEWLINAAPEDAARIRYSNPSYVFFRPLDNLPDPALGPIGAQGLQLTPGRSIAIDPRYYPYGAPVFLELPEDSAAPFEHRLMVAQDTGGAIRGTQRADIFFGPGDDAAALAGRMNAPGTLTLLLPRPAFDRYQNAPTTEE is encoded by the coding sequence ATGGGGCGTTGGGGACATCTGGCGGCGCTGGTCGGCGGCGGGGCCGCGCTGCTCGCTGGCGCCTTTTTCATCATGTCTAAACAGACAGCGGGGCCGGGAAGCGTTGTGGCAACGGCGACCCCGGTGATTACGCCCGTCAGCTTTACCGACCTCACCGGCTGGGAGGATGACGCGCCGATGGCGGCGCTGCCCCCCCTGGCCCTGAGCTGTGAACGACTTGTTCAGCGGGCCGACAATCAGCCCGTCAATGCGCGCGAGACCCTGGATATTGGCGACGGTCCGGTTCAGCTGGCTGGTGTGATCGCTGACTGGCGGCCCTTCTGCGAAGCTGTCCTCCAGATGGCGGAACTGCCGGGTACCGATAATGACACAGTGCGGACATTGTTCGAAGACATGACCGTGCCTGTCCGGATATCGATGACGGGCACGCTGCAGGCGCCGCTGATCACCGGATATTTCGAGCCGATCTATCCGGCCGCGCGTGTCCCCACAGATGGCATGGTGCCAGTGCTGACCCAGCCTGATGACATCATCACGGCGGACCTTGGCGCTTTTTCCGATGAGCTCGCCGGTCGCCAGGTTCTGGGACGGGTCATTGGCAACAGCTTTGTACCGTACGCCGATCAGGAAGAGATCATCACCACGCCGCCGCGCAGTAGTCAGCCGCTGGGATACCTCGATCCGAACGATCTTCTGTTCATGCAGATTCAGGGCTCGGGTCGTCTGCGATATGCCGATGGCACCGAAGAGCGGGTCGGCTATGCCGGCAAGAACGGCCGCGCCTATGTTGCGATTGGCCGCAGCCTGGTGCGCGAAGGTCACCTCGCGCTGGAAGACGTGACCATGCAGTCGATCGAAGAGTGGCTGATCAATGCTGCGCCCGAGGATGCTGCCCGGATCCGCTATTCCAATCCGTCCTATGTGTTTTTCCGGCCGCTCGACAATCTGCCGGATCCCGCGCTGGGGCCGATTGGCGCGCAGGGCCTGCAGCTGACACCGGGACGCAGCATCGCGATCGACCCACGATATTATCCGTACGGCGCGCCGGTCTTTCTTGAACTGCCCGAGGACAGTGCGGCACCGTTTGAGCATCGCCTGATGGTGGCGCAGGATACGGGCGGCGCGATCCGCGGGACGCAGCGGGCGGACATTTTCTTTGGTCCCGGTGATGACGCGGCGGCGCTCGCCGGACGCATGAACGCGCCGGGGACCCTCACGCTGCTGCTGCCCAGACCCGCTTTCGATCGGTATCAGAATGCGCCGACCACGGAAGAATAG
- a CDS encoding Smr/MutS family protein, with amino-acid sequence MRRPRKNRPLTPSEAALWDHVTTKVTPLQRRTVVLPAPKTAPDMTPPPSLTPHQVPRVSAPSTTKAKPASSKAPRFGGGDPNLGKRAARGRLPIGASLDLHGMFQAEAEQALQRFLSAAAFRGERAVLVITGKGAPDATDAYFEEVPRGILRQRFLEWVERPPLRGLIGSVQQAHQKHGGRGAFYVFLRQH; translated from the coding sequence ATGCGCCGACCACGGAAGAATAGGCCCCTCACCCCGAGCGAGGCAGCCCTGTGGGATCATGTCACCACGAAGGTCACACCGCTGCAGCGCCGAACCGTCGTCCTGCCCGCACCAAAGACCGCGCCGGACATGACGCCCCCGCCGTCGCTCACCCCACATCAGGTCCCCCGCGTCAGCGCGCCCAGCACGACCAAGGCAAAGCCCGCATCGTCAAAGGCGCCCCGGTTTGGCGGCGGTGATCCCAATCTGGGCAAGCGCGCCGCGCGCGGCCGGTTGCCGATCGGCGCCAGCCTGGACCTGCACGGCATGTTTCAGGCGGAGGCCGAACAGGCGCTGCAGCGCTTCCTGTCCGCCGCCGCCTTTCGCGGCGAACGCGCCGTCCTTGTCATCACTGGCAAGGGTGCGCCCGATGCAACCGACGCCTATTTCGAGGAGGTGCCCCGCGGCATCCTGCGCCAACGGTTTCTTGAGTGGGTGGAACGGCCGCCCCTGCGCGGCCTGATCGGCTCGGTGCAGCAGGCCCATCAGAAGCATGGGGGCCGCGGCGCCTTCTATGTCTTCCTGCGGCAGCATTGA
- a CDS encoding carboxylesterase/lipase family protein, with protein sequence MLLTALTSSLFSLLAADPVTVTQGDLVGQAANDQGVTAYLGIPYAAAPLDDLRFAPPQPAPAWEGTRDATSFGDRCMQQPLYGDMIFRSDAVSEDCLYLNVWTPEGAATDAALPILFYIHGGGFVTGSGDEPRYDGAALASQGVVVVTVNYRLGAFGFMAHPDLDGGNAALFDLAMALDWVRQNAKAFGGDPARITIGGESAGSFAVSALLASPVTQDHVAGALAQSGSIAGMTPPALEAAQADGAALGAAMEAPDLAALRSLPADAVLETAAKMRFWPSMDGTFLTSNPRDAFETGEVANVPVMVGVTSAEMSSGAMLQGGPATVDNFTTQLKNRFGDKADSVYAAYGSPMTDAEVLRAARDLASDSFIGAGTMRMAAAMSETGRPVYAYLFDQARPAPKEGTGGWTSPEGAGHSTDIEYFLGTQELAEDVYDWTAADKDLSGLMQAYVVNFLNTGDPNGGKLPAWPDMSEGQRLVLKPSPTTEPVEPVLNRIDAVAAASPAAGN encoded by the coding sequence ATGCTACTGACCGCTCTGACCAGCTCTCTGTTCAGCCTGTTGGCCGCTGACCCGGTCACTGTCACTCAAGGCGATCTCGTCGGTCAGGCGGCCAATGACCAGGGCGTCACGGCCTATCTGGGCATTCCATACGCCGCTGCACCCCTTGATGATCTGCGCTTTGCCCCGCCGCAGCCCGCGCCCGCCTGGGAAGGCACGCGCGATGCGACATCGTTCGGCGACCGGTGCATGCAGCAGCCGCTCTATGGCGACATGATTTTCCGCTCGGACGCGGTGAGCGAAGACTGTCTGTACCTGAACGTCTGGACGCCGGAAGGGGCCGCGACAGATGCGGCCCTGCCGATCCTGTTCTACATTCATGGCGGCGGGTTTGTGACCGGGTCCGGCGATGAACCGCGCTATGACGGGGCGGCCCTCGCGTCCCAGGGCGTGGTAGTGGTCACGGTCAATTACCGGCTCGGCGCGTTCGGCTTCATGGCGCATCCCGATCTCGATGGCGGCAATGCCGCGCTTTTCGATCTGGCCATGGCGCTCGATTGGGTCCGACAGAACGCAAAGGCGTTTGGCGGAGATCCGGCGCGCATCACGATAGGCGGTGAGAGCGCGGGCTCCTTCGCGGTCAGCGCGCTCTTGGCCTCTCCCGTCACGCAAGACCACGTGGCAGGCGCGCTGGCCCAGTCCGGATCCATTGCGGGGATGACCCCGCCCGCTCTTGAGGCCGCGCAGGCCGATGGAGCGGCCCTGGGCGCTGCGATGGAGGCCCCTGATCTGGCCGCCCTGCGTTCGCTACCGGCCGATGCCGTACTCGAAACGGCGGCGAAGATGCGGTTCTGGCCCAGCATGGATGGTACGTTCCTGACGTCAAACCCGCGGGACGCGTTTGAAACGGGCGAGGTGGCCAATGTTCCCGTCATGGTCGGCGTGACCTCCGCCGAGATGTCGTCGGGCGCCATGCTGCAGGGTGGCCCCGCCACCGTCGACAACTTCACGACCCAGTTGAAAAATCGGTTCGGCGACAAGGCCGACAGCGTCTACGCCGCCTATGGCAGTCCTATGACCGACGCCGAAGTCCTGCGCGCAGCGCGCGATCTGGCATCCGACAGCTTTATCGGCGCAGGCACCATGCGGATGGCAGCGGCCATGAGCGAGACGGGCCGACCGGTCTATGCCTATCTGTTCGATCAGGCGCGCCCCGCCCCCAAAGAAGGCACTGGCGGCTGGACCTCGCCGGAGGGCGCGGGCCATTCCACGGACATCGAATATTTTCTCGGCACGCAGGAGCTGGCTGAGGATGTCTATGACTGGACAGCAGCGGACAAGGATCTGTCGGGCCTCATGCAGGCCTATGTCGTGAATTTCCTGAACACGGGCGATCCCAATGGCGGCAAACTGCCCGCTTGGCCGGACATGTCGGAAGGCCAACGTCTGGTGCTGAAGCCGTCACCGACCACGGAACCGGTCGAACCTGTTCTCAACCGCATTGATGCGGTGGCGGCCGCCTCGCCAGCCGCCGGGAATTAG
- the rpmI gene encoding 50S ribosomal protein L35: MPKLKTKSGTKKRFKITGTGKIIARATGKRHGMIKRTPKQIRQKRKAVVMSKADRTIVLKYMPYAR, translated from the coding sequence ATGCCAAAGTTGAAGACGAAATCAGGGACCAAAAAACGGTTCAAAATCACGGGCACGGGCAAGATCATTGCGCGCGCGACCGGTAAACGCCACGGCATGATCAAGCGGACGCCAAAGCAGATCCGCCAGAAACGCAAGGCCGTCGTGATGTCGAAAGCCGACCGCACGATCGTTCTGAAATACATGCCGTACGCGCGCTAA